The proteins below come from a single Salinivibrio kushneri genomic window:
- a CDS encoding aspartate aminotransferase family protein, which translates to MSHVFHRHCHQALPTIASGSGMYLTDTQGKRYLDACGGAAVSCLGHHHPAVLDAIRAQLEAIPYAHTGFFTSKTSEALADMLADFAPETINHAYLVSGGSEAMEAALKMARQYWVEVGQPQRQHFIARRQSYHGNTLGALSVGGNAWRRAPFAPLLMDTSLIAPCYAYRDQRADETAYEYGQRVANELEAMLLEKGPDTVIGFVAEPVVGATAGALTAEAGYFTRIREICDQYNILLILDEVMCGTGRTGRFFAFEHEHIVPDIVAIAKGLAAGYQPIGATLVADPIYNAIANGSGFFQHGHTFMAHPTACAAGLATLKAIQQDNLIDAAEQQGEALKAALSHHFHSHPFVGDIRGRGLFLALELVADKASKQPFSSTLPLVKQIKQTALENGLMCYPMGGTIDGKQGHHILLAPPYIIKQPHIDEIAEKLRITLDTCLPH; encoded by the coding sequence ATGAGCCACGTATTCCATCGCCACTGTCATCAAGCTCTTCCGACTATCGCAAGTGGTAGCGGCATGTATCTGACTGACACGCAGGGAAAGCGCTACCTAGATGCATGTGGTGGTGCCGCAGTATCTTGCCTGGGTCACCACCATCCTGCGGTATTGGATGCGATTCGCGCCCAACTCGAGGCTATTCCCTATGCGCATACTGGCTTTTTTACCTCCAAGACCAGTGAAGCACTGGCCGACATGCTCGCTGACTTCGCACCGGAGACGATCAATCATGCCTACTTGGTCAGTGGCGGATCAGAGGCGATGGAAGCGGCCTTAAAAATGGCGCGCCAGTATTGGGTCGAAGTTGGCCAGCCGCAGCGCCAACACTTTATTGCCCGACGCCAGAGTTATCACGGCAACACACTTGGCGCGCTGTCCGTGGGTGGCAACGCATGGCGTCGCGCACCCTTTGCACCTTTGTTAATGGACACTAGCCTGATTGCGCCCTGTTACGCCTATCGTGATCAACGCGCAGATGAAACCGCATACGAGTATGGTCAACGTGTGGCTAACGAGCTTGAAGCCATGCTGTTAGAAAAAGGACCGGATACCGTGATTGGGTTTGTCGCCGAACCTGTGGTGGGCGCGACAGCCGGTGCATTGACCGCAGAAGCAGGCTACTTTACACGTATTCGTGAGATCTGCGACCAGTACAATATTTTGCTGATCCTTGATGAAGTGATGTGTGGCACAGGACGCACTGGGCGCTTTTTCGCCTTTGAGCATGAACATATCGTTCCAGATATTGTGGCTATCGCCAAAGGGCTTGCCGCCGGTTATCAACCTATTGGCGCGACGCTTGTGGCCGATCCTATCTACAACGCGATCGCTAACGGTTCAGGCTTTTTCCAACATGGCCATACCTTTATGGCGCATCCTACCGCCTGTGCGGCAGGACTCGCCACATTAAAAGCTATCCAGCAAGACAACCTAATAGACGCGGCCGAACAGCAGGGAGAGGCGTTAAAAGCCGCCCTGAGTCATCACTTCCATTCTCATCCTTTTGTCGGCGACATTCGTGGCCGAGGACTCTTTCTCGCGCTCGAGTTAGTGGCAGATAAAGCGTCGAAGCAGCCTTTTTCGTCCACATTACCGCTGGTGAAACAAATCAAACAAACCGCGCTGGAAAACGGCCTGATGTGCTACCCCATGGGCGGCACCATCGATGGCAAGCAAGGGCACCATATATTATTGGCGCCTCCCTACATCATTAAACAGCCGCATATTGATGAAATAGCCGAAAAACTAAGGATAACCCTAGACACCTGTCTGCCACACTAA
- a CDS encoding LysR family transcriptional regulator, with protein MEARLPSMRALQAFVVVAQQGSFSEAAKALHVSQSTISKQIQQLEQWIGQPLFARTAYGVVLNAIGETYLQSVSSGIHEIANATAYARQQSVQQESVSLLVPPSFASLWLIPQLQDFKARYPSVSVTVSASDSIPQGKEKEVDILIRCQPHQQAGAQSICLANEHLSLLAAAAIVPQPIERAALLATVPVLSHLTRPTLWEYFWQQFGLTDSNPQYGAGFEHFFMALEGVQQGMGMALIPTFMATTSLRQGKVVNPLGLGIDSGYGYYLYSASYKQRAAGVSQVVHWLCDRFERDPARQLSSKSV; from the coding sequence ATGGAAGCGCGTTTGCCATCGATGCGAGCTTTGCAAGCGTTTGTCGTGGTCGCCCAGCAAGGCAGTTTTTCGGAAGCGGCCAAGGCATTGCATGTCAGTCAAAGTACTATCAGTAAACAAATCCAACAGTTAGAGCAGTGGATTGGACAACCCTTGTTTGCGCGGACCGCGTATGGGGTGGTGCTCAATGCCATTGGAGAGACTTATCTTCAATCAGTCTCCTCAGGGATCCATGAAATTGCTAATGCCACGGCGTATGCACGTCAACAGAGTGTACAGCAAGAGTCAGTTAGCTTGCTGGTGCCACCCTCTTTTGCCAGTCTGTGGTTAATTCCGCAACTGCAAGACTTTAAAGCTCGTTATCCTTCGGTATCGGTGACAGTCAGTGCCAGCGACTCTATCCCTCAGGGGAAAGAAAAAGAGGTCGATATCCTCATTCGTTGCCAGCCACATCAACAAGCAGGCGCCCAGTCAATCTGTCTGGCTAATGAACACCTATCTTTATTAGCCGCTGCCGCTATTGTCCCTCAGCCCATTGAACGTGCGGCGCTACTTGCCACGGTGCCGGTGCTTTCTCACCTGACCAGGCCGACACTGTGGGAATATTTTTGGCAGCAATTTGGCTTAACGGATAGCAACCCCCAGTATGGCGCGGGGTTTGAGCACTTTTTTATGGCATTGGAGGGGGTGCAGCAAGGCATGGGGATGGCATTAATTCCTACCTTTATGGCGACAACCAGTCTACGACAAGGAAAAGTGGTGAATCCTTTGGGGTTAGGTATTGATAGCGGTTATGGGTATTACCTCTACAGTGCAAGCTACAAGCAGCGCGCTGCAGGCGTTAGCCAAGTGGTGCATTGGCTTTGTGACCGCTTTGAGCGGGATCCCGCTAGACAATTATCGAGCAAGTCGGTATAA
- a CDS encoding TAXI family TRAP transporter solute-binding subunit: MKAMKPTLIALGFSAALGTAASAQANQFVTIGTGGVTGVYYPTGGAICRLVNKSKDDHGIRCSVESTGGSIYNINTIRAGELDMGIAQSDWQYHAYKGTSKFEDQGEFKELRAVFSIHPEPFTVVARADAGVKTFDDLEGKRVNIGNPGSGQRGTIEVLMDQMGWDMDKFGQISELKAAEQSKALCDNKIDAMVYTVGHPSGAIQEATTACDSVLVEVANDAAKQLIEDRDYYRQATIPGGMYRGNDNDVTTFGVGATFVSSTQVPEDVIYNVVKAVFENFDDFRRLHPAFANLKKEEMVKDGLSAPLHPGAARYYREAGLIE; this comes from the coding sequence ATGAAAGCGATGAAACCTACCCTGATTGCGCTCGGCTTTTCAGCCGCACTAGGAACCGCGGCAAGCGCGCAAGCAAATCAGTTTGTGACTATTGGTACTGGCGGTGTGACCGGTGTTTATTACCCAACCGGTGGTGCGATTTGCCGTCTCGTCAATAAGAGCAAAGATGACCACGGTATTCGCTGCTCAGTAGAGAGTACAGGCGGTTCAATCTATAACATCAATACCATTCGTGCTGGCGAGTTAGATATGGGTATCGCCCAATCTGATTGGCAATACCATGCTTACAAAGGCACCAGCAAATTTGAAGACCAGGGCGAGTTTAAAGAGCTGCGCGCTGTTTTCTCCATCCACCCAGAACCGTTTACCGTGGTAGCACGTGCCGATGCGGGCGTAAAAACCTTTGATGATCTGGAAGGCAAGCGCGTTAACATTGGTAACCCAGGCTCAGGCCAACGTGGCACTATCGAAGTACTGATGGATCAAATGGGCTGGGACATGGACAAGTTCGGCCAAATCTCTGAGCTAAAGGCGGCGGAACAATCCAAAGCGCTGTGTGATAACAAAATCGATGCCATGGTGTACACCGTGGGTCACCCAAGTGGTGCTATCCAAGAAGCGACTACCGCATGTGACAGCGTATTGGTGGAAGTTGCCAACGACGCCGCGAAACAGCTAATTGAAGACCGTGACTATTACCGTCAAGCGACTATTCCTGGTGGTATGTACCGCGGTAACGATAATGACGTCACCACCTTTGGTGTTGGTGCGACGTTCGTTTCTTCCACACAAGTCCCAGAGGACGTTATCTACAACGTCGTGAAAGCGGTGTTTGAGAACTTTGACGATTTCCGCCGTCTGCACCCTGCATTCGCTAACCTGAAAAAAGAAGAGATGGTGAAAGACGGCCTGTCTGCACCACTCCACCCAGGTGCAGCGCGCTACTATCGTGAAGCAGGGTTAATTGAATAA
- the tcdA gene encoding tRNA cyclic N6-threonylcarbamoyladenosine(37) synthase TcdA, whose translation MTRQLSDAYWQRFGGTARLYGQRALEVFSQSHICVIGIGGVGSWAAESLARTGVGAITLIDMDDVCVTNTNRQIHALKETIGQSKSEVMAARITAINPECQVTVVDDFISPDNLADYIHSGFDYVLDAIDSIKPKTALLAYCKRHKIKVLTVGGAGGQIDPTQIQVADLTKTIQDPLAAKLRNNLRRFHGFTKTQGRKFGIDCVYSTEQLKYPQPDGSVCESKVSAEGPKRMDCASGFGAATMVTASFGFVAVSRILQKLIAADQRREQAS comes from the coding sequence ATGACACGCCAGTTATCAGATGCCTATTGGCAGCGTTTTGGAGGCACCGCAAGGCTCTACGGCCAGCGTGCGCTCGAAGTATTTAGTCAAAGCCACATCTGTGTGATTGGCATTGGTGGTGTTGGCTCGTGGGCAGCAGAATCGTTAGCGCGAACCGGTGTGGGTGCGATTACATTAATTGATATGGATGATGTGTGTGTCACCAACACCAATCGTCAAATTCATGCACTGAAAGAGACCATTGGACAAAGTAAAAGCGAGGTGATGGCAGCGCGTATAACGGCGATTAACCCAGAGTGTCAGGTTACCGTCGTCGATGACTTTATCAGCCCAGATAACCTCGCCGACTATATCCATTCTGGGTTTGATTATGTGTTGGATGCGATTGACAGTATTAAACCGAAAACGGCGTTACTTGCCTATTGTAAACGACATAAAATTAAGGTGTTAACCGTTGGGGGGGCAGGCGGTCAAATCGACCCTACCCAGATCCAAGTGGCGGATTTGACTAAAACGATTCAAGACCCGCTCGCGGCCAAGCTGCGTAACAACCTTCGTCGTTTTCATGGTTTCACGAAAACCCAGGGGCGTAAGTTTGGCATTGATTGCGTCTATTCCACCGAGCAGCTCAAATACCCTCAGCCTGATGGCAGTGTGTGTGAAAGCAAAGTGTCAGCCGAGGGACCCAAACGCATGGACTGTGCCAGTGGTTTTGGAGCGGCAACCATGGTGACCGCGAGTTTTGGTTTTGTCGCTGTCTCGCGCATTTTACAAAAGCTAATTGCCGCTGATCAGCGTCGCGAGCAGGCTAGCTGA
- a CDS encoding DUF2850 domain-containing protein, translating into MRLTKQFVMLVIVLVLGWVSFTVATRPELFAPHMTDKQLYGEWVEQDVASYAADRFEIRPDGVYTNGSKATTEYQFDGTKLKYSIGTETYLYRVEDEKTLERVEPAHYTSFFAKDKRS; encoded by the coding sequence GTGCGGTTAACCAAACAATTTGTCATGCTGGTGATTGTTCTCGTACTGGGCTGGGTGAGTTTTACCGTGGCCACTCGGCCAGAGCTGTTTGCGCCACATATGACAGACAAACAGCTTTATGGTGAGTGGGTTGAGCAGGATGTCGCCTCCTACGCTGCCGATCGGTTTGAAATACGCCCTGATGGCGTTTATACCAATGGAAGTAAAGCCACCACCGAGTACCAGTTTGATGGCACTAAGCTTAAATACTCGATAGGTACTGAAACCTACCTATACCGAGTTGAAGATGAAAAAACACTCGAACGTGTTGAGCCTGCGCACTACACTTCCTTTTTTGCCAAAGATAAGCGCTCATAA
- a CDS encoding substrate-binding periplasmic protein — MWRIMLVTLLLYLPSIATAQVQLKLLAGDYPPFLSDRLAHQGVVAYIVKEAGRRQGLEIEIEFTLWQQAKMKAQEGAVHGTVGWGYTPKRENDFVYSAPIYTETVVFFHLKNRHFDWQSLASLNGLRVGISESYIEDAMLATFNQQGGDVVIRRYPNEVEKLRSLLTGEADVIIGNQYVVMNTLRTVMPDDTRQHITFHPTPLRVTPLHVLLSRQHPESTRWVERLNRGIHQLKSSGDYQRAWSAFRMGEFGLRALPSE, encoded by the coding sequence ATGTGGCGAATAATGCTCGTGACCCTGCTCCTTTATTTACCTTCCATCGCCACCGCACAAGTTCAGCTAAAACTGTTGGCAGGCGATTACCCCCCTTTCCTCTCAGATCGCTTAGCGCATCAAGGAGTGGTTGCCTATATCGTTAAAGAGGCAGGCCGGCGACAAGGGCTAGAGATAGAGATCGAGTTTACACTTTGGCAGCAAGCAAAAATGAAGGCGCAAGAGGGTGCGGTTCATGGGACGGTTGGCTGGGGCTACACCCCAAAACGTGAAAATGACTTTGTTTACTCTGCCCCCATCTATACCGAAACCGTGGTGTTTTTTCACCTCAAAAACCGCCACTTTGATTGGCAGTCGTTAGCCAGCTTAAACGGCTTACGCGTTGGAATTAGCGAGAGCTATATAGAAGATGCCATGCTCGCCACCTTTAATCAGCAAGGTGGCGATGTAGTGATACGCCGGTACCCTAACGAAGTAGAGAAGCTGCGCAGCTTACTCACTGGCGAAGCAGATGTGATTATTGGTAACCAATATGTGGTGATGAACACCCTACGCACTGTGATGCCTGATGACACGCGTCAGCACATCACCTTTCACCCTACTCCGCTGCGTGTCACTCCTCTCCATGTTCTACTGAGTCGCCAGCATCCTGAAAGCACACGCTGGGTAGAACGCTTAAACCGCGGTATTCATCAACTCAAAAGCAGTGGCGATTACCAAAGAGCATGGAGTGCGTTTCGTATGGGCGAATTTGGCTTGCGCGCACTCCCCTCAGAGTAA
- the recD gene encoding exodeoxyribonuclease V subunit alpha: MKQALMALYQRGELRAIDVQFACLMGEEDTQLDKAAITVWAALLSREVGKGHVCLDLHQWQPPSDIAWQPLLAHIDSQVPSEQLAQASVVSDGTQATPLVLAGHRLYLHRYWHAEQQVAGHIRQRLTALPVPDEARQTLDNLFAASQAEIDWQKVAAATALTQPFAVISGGPGTGKTTTVARLLAALVASHHAERTTSAALTIKLVAPTGKAANRLTESLGRAIAALPVDHDVKAALPTQASTIHRLLGAIPQRVAFRHHKNNPVHADVLIVDEASMVDLPLMAQLFDALAPSTRIILLGDKDQLASVEAGAVLGDICQYAEAGYPAAQAARLSQLTGFDVPENPHAPAIASALCLLRKSYRFDAQSGIGQLAFAVNRGEMAEVGAVLKRGYSDIAHHVLSDDSYQALMQQAVTGYRDYLTTLDNATLENPSSMTDVLSAFSQFRLLCALTEGPFGVAGLNQAIEQHLASAGLIAKERDTWYHGRPIMILQNDHALGLYNGDIGIALQQGGITRVAFETHDGEVRYLLASRLPAHQTAFAMTVHKSQGSEFAHTVLVCPPTISPVITRELIYTGITRAKRQLDLYASWPVLRHGVGARTARYSGLPDALIAP; the protein is encoded by the coding sequence ATGAAACAAGCATTAATGGCACTTTACCAGCGCGGGGAATTAAGAGCGATTGATGTGCAATTTGCTTGTTTGATGGGCGAAGAAGACACCCAATTAGATAAGGCTGCTATCACCGTATGGGCGGCACTGCTGAGCCGCGAAGTGGGCAAAGGCCATGTCTGCCTTGATTTGCACCAGTGGCAGCCACCCAGTGACATCGCTTGGCAGCCTTTATTGGCGCACATTGATAGCCAAGTGCCAAGCGAGCAATTGGCACAGGCGTCGGTGGTGTCTGACGGGACGCAGGCGACGCCCTTGGTGCTTGCCGGACACCGACTGTATTTGCATCGCTACTGGCATGCCGAGCAGCAAGTGGCAGGGCATATTCGCCAGCGTCTGACGGCGCTGCCAGTACCGGATGAGGCCAGACAAACCCTAGATAATTTATTTGCCGCCTCACAGGCAGAGATAGACTGGCAAAAAGTGGCGGCAGCCACCGCGTTGACCCAGCCTTTTGCGGTGATTTCGGGTGGGCCGGGTACGGGTAAAACCACCACCGTCGCCCGTTTGTTGGCGGCGCTGGTGGCGTCGCACCACGCCGAGCGTACAACGTCTGCAGCGCTCACGATAAAGCTGGTGGCCCCGACCGGTAAAGCGGCTAACCGATTGACTGAATCACTGGGGCGGGCGATTGCCGCCTTGCCTGTTGATCATGACGTGAAAGCGGCGCTGCCGACCCAAGCCAGTACCATTCACCGATTATTAGGGGCGATTCCGCAGCGAGTGGCGTTTCGCCATCATAAAAATAATCCCGTGCATGCGGATGTGTTGATTGTCGATGAAGCCTCAATGGTGGACTTGCCTTTGATGGCACAGCTGTTCGATGCCTTGGCGCCCTCAACACGTATTATTTTGCTGGGGGATAAAGATCAGCTTGCCTCTGTGGAAGCGGGGGCGGTGCTAGGCGATATTTGTCAGTACGCCGAGGCGGGCTATCCAGCGGCGCAAGCAGCGCGTTTAAGCCAGCTAACAGGCTTTGACGTACCCGAAAACCCGCACGCGCCAGCGATTGCCAGTGCTCTGTGTCTGCTGCGCAAGAGTTATCGCTTTGATGCCCAATCCGGCATTGGCCAGCTCGCCTTTGCGGTGAACCGAGGAGAAATGGCTGAGGTGGGGGCGGTGTTAAAACGCGGCTATAGCGATATTGCCCACCATGTGTTGAGTGATGACAGCTATCAGGCCCTGATGCAACAAGCGGTGACAGGATATCGCGATTACTTAACCACACTCGATAATGCAACGCTCGAAAATCCGTCATCGATGACGGACGTGCTGAGTGCCTTTAGCCAATTTCGTTTGTTGTGTGCATTGACTGAAGGTCCATTTGGCGTTGCTGGTCTCAACCAAGCCATTGAGCAGCACTTGGCGTCGGCAGGGCTGATCGCCAAAGAGCGTGACACTTGGTACCACGGCCGACCGATCATGATTTTGCAAAACGATCATGCTCTGGGGTTGTATAACGGTGACATTGGGATTGCGTTGCAGCAAGGGGGGATTACGCGAGTAGCGTTTGAAACCCACGATGGCGAGGTGCGCTATTTGCTTGCCAGCCGTCTGCCCGCCCATCAAACTGCGTTTGCGATGACGGTGCATAAATCACAGGGTTCGGAGTTTGCGCATACGGTGTTGGTATGTCCGCCCACCATTTCACCGGTGATCACCCGCGAGCTGATTTACACCGGCATCACGCGGGCGAAGCGCCAGCTTGATCTTTACGCGTCTTGGCCGGTGCTGCGCCACGGTGTGGGCGCACGCACCGCAAGGTATAGTGGTTTGCCGGATGCTTTGATAGCGCCTTGA
- a CDS encoding 3-keto-5-aminohexanoate cleavage protein: MTDTRTIMVAPNGARLQPSQHSAVPIDSPSLIDCLQACADAGAAMAHIHARDKSGAHSLDPTLNRRLYQQVQNAVGDRMVIQLTTEAVGRYTPSQQIALVKTVEPEAVSVALRELVPDPHDTHEAKAFFSWLHHCKIYTQFILYHRHDVERYTQLREAGIIPTGGHHLLFVAGRDKSPPFGHPEDIVAMWQALPDHDNVPWSACAFGHNEIRCLTTAALLGGDIRIGFENNTQRVDQRQAIDNAAQITDLRNTLEKLGYCTKPVQALRQIMTQSF; the protein is encoded by the coding sequence ATGACCGACACACGCACCATCATGGTTGCTCCCAATGGCGCGCGGCTGCAGCCTTCACAGCACAGTGCCGTCCCCATTGATTCGCCATCACTGATTGACTGCCTGCAAGCTTGCGCCGACGCCGGTGCCGCCATGGCGCATATTCATGCACGAGATAAATCTGGCGCGCATAGTCTGGACCCCACGCTCAATCGTCGGCTTTACCAACAAGTCCAAAATGCGGTCGGAGATCGCATGGTCATCCAACTCACCACTGAAGCTGTCGGCCGATATACTCCTTCACAACAAATCGCATTAGTAAAAACGGTTGAACCTGAAGCTGTCTCTGTTGCGCTTCGCGAACTGGTTCCTGACCCACATGACACCCATGAGGCCAAAGCGTTTTTTTCTTGGTTACACCATTGCAAGATCTACACTCAGTTCATCCTCTACCACCGACACGATGTTGAGCGCTACACACAATTGCGTGAAGCTGGGATCATTCCGACTGGTGGGCATCATCTACTTTTCGTCGCTGGGCGCGATAAATCGCCACCGTTTGGCCACCCAGAAGACATCGTCGCCATGTGGCAAGCACTCCCCGACCATGACAACGTGCCCTGGTCAGCCTGTGCATTTGGCCACAATGAGATCCGCTGCCTGACGACTGCAGCGCTTCTGGGAGGAGACATACGAATCGGCTTTGAAAACAACACCCAACGCGTTGATCAACGCCAAGCCATAGATAACGCAGCTCAGATCACAGATTTACGCAACACACTGGAAAAGCTGGGATATTGTACTAAACCTGTACAAGCACTAAGGCAAATCATGACCCAATCGTTTTAA
- the argA gene encoding amino-acid N-acetyltransferase produces MKIRSTALVKGFRQSAPYVNAHRDKTAVIMLGGEAMTDENFQNIVNDIALLNSLGMKLVLVFGARPQINRALNQYGLETPYHKGIRITDNHALEVVKQAAGQVQLDITARLSMGLNNTPMAGAQINVISGNFVIAQPLGVDDGIDYCHSGKIRRIDIDGIQRQLDQNALVLMGPVASSVTGECFNLTSEEVATQVAIRLRADKLIGFCSEQGVLNQDNEVISELLPTQAQPLLEAREAAGDTGSGTSRFLRGAIAACRAGVTRSHLISYKKDGALIQELFSIEGIGTQIVMERAEKVRQAQIDDIGGILDLIRPLEQQGILVRRSREQLEQEIPRFTIIERDGLVIGCAALYPFSDARTGEMACVAIHPDYRDGDRGVMLLNHLKQRAKAKGLETIFVLTTHSLHWFLEQGFLLSDVSALPNTRQELYNYQRRSKVLTLAL; encoded by the coding sequence GTGAAAATAAGAAGTACCGCACTGGTTAAAGGATTTCGCCAATCGGCGCCGTATGTCAACGCTCACCGAGATAAAACCGCGGTGATCATGCTGGGTGGCGAGGCCATGACGGATGAAAACTTTCAGAATATCGTCAATGATATCGCCCTACTCAATAGCCTAGGCATGAAGCTGGTATTGGTGTTTGGCGCCCGTCCACAGATCAATCGCGCTCTCAATCAGTACGGACTGGAAACGCCTTATCACAAAGGAATACGCATCACCGACAACCACGCACTTGAGGTGGTCAAACAAGCAGCCGGCCAAGTGCAGCTCGACATTACGGCGCGTTTATCTATGGGGCTCAACAACACCCCAATGGCGGGCGCCCAGATTAATGTGATCAGTGGTAATTTTGTTATCGCGCAGCCGTTGGGCGTCGATGATGGGATTGATTATTGCCATAGTGGCAAAATTCGCCGCATCGATATTGACGGCATTCAGCGCCAGCTCGATCAAAACGCGCTCGTACTGATGGGGCCGGTAGCCAGCTCAGTCACAGGCGAATGCTTTAATCTCACCTCCGAAGAGGTGGCGACTCAGGTCGCGATTCGGTTACGCGCAGACAAGTTGATTGGCTTTTGCTCCGAACAAGGGGTCTTAAACCAAGACAATGAGGTGATTTCTGAGTTACTGCCCACCCAAGCCCAGCCACTTCTAGAAGCGAGAGAAGCCGCTGGCGATACTGGCTCTGGCACCAGTCGTTTTTTACGAGGCGCAATTGCCGCGTGTCGCGCAGGCGTTACGCGTAGCCATTTGATCAGCTATAAAAAAGATGGGGCATTAATCCAAGAGCTGTTCTCGATTGAGGGGATCGGCACCCAGATCGTGATGGAGCGTGCCGAAAAAGTGCGCCAAGCCCAGATTGACGATATCGGTGGGATCTTGGATTTGATCAGGCCTTTGGAGCAACAAGGGATCCTAGTGCGCCGCTCGCGAGAACAATTGGAGCAAGAAATCCCACGTTTTACCATCATCGAACGGGATGGGTTAGTAATAGGCTGCGCCGCACTCTATCCGTTTAGTGACGCGCGCACCGGCGAGATGGCATGTGTTGCTATTCATCCAGACTACCGTGATGGCGACCGCGGCGTCATGCTCCTCAATCACCTCAAGCAACGTGCTAAAGCCAAAGGGCTCGAGACCATTTTTGTGCTCACCACCCACAGTTTACATTGGTTTTTGGAACAAGGCTTTTTGCTCTCTGATGTGTCAGCACTCCCCAACACTCGCCAAGAGCTGTACAACTATCAGCGCCGCTCTAAGGTGCTGACCTTAGCGCTTTAG
- the mltA gene encoding murein transglycosylase A, with protein MKKALVVMACVASLAGCMRPTDRGQQYVDGRFESILTPVPQVVSESPRDFSLFNEQLAEVTANSPSLVAEHQAVYQRLQAWLDAGGEIEALADYGLGVNQMAGGDDFGNVMFTGYFSPVIEMRHQPDALFRYPVYAKPPCGDDCPDRAAIYAGALDGQGLELGYSASLIDSFIMEVQGSGFVHFGDNDQLEYFAYGGKNGHPYVSIGKVLIERGEVPREKMSLKAIQEWVAAHSKEEVRELLEQNPSYVFFTPKAADPVSGTAGIPLKAGASVAADRRYLPMGSVLLAEVPQLDEQGNWTGEHVLKLLMALDTGGAVKENHLDLYHGMGSEAGEQAGHYKHFGRVWKLDALAPQIVSQPSRTR; from the coding sequence GTGAAAAAAGCGTTAGTCGTGATGGCGTGTGTGGCGTCGTTGGCAGGGTGTATGCGTCCTACCGACCGGGGTCAACAATATGTTGATGGGCGATTTGAATCTATTCTCACCCCAGTACCACAAGTGGTCTCTGAAAGTCCGCGAGACTTTAGTTTATTCAATGAGCAGTTAGCGGAGGTGACCGCTAACTCCCCCTCGTTAGTGGCGGAGCATCAAGCGGTTTATCAGCGTTTGCAAGCCTGGTTGGACGCGGGAGGTGAGATTGAGGCGCTTGCGGATTATGGCTTAGGGGTGAACCAAATGGCCGGGGGGGATGACTTTGGTAACGTCATGTTTACCGGTTATTTTTCTCCGGTGATAGAGATGCGCCACCAACCGGATGCCTTGTTCCGATACCCTGTCTACGCCAAACCCCCATGTGGTGATGATTGTCCAGACCGTGCTGCTATCTATGCAGGAGCTTTGGATGGGCAGGGCTTAGAGCTGGGCTACAGTGCCTCTCTTATCGATAGTTTTATTATGGAAGTACAAGGCAGCGGCTTTGTGCATTTTGGTGATAACGACCAACTGGAGTATTTTGCCTACGGTGGCAAGAATGGTCACCCTTATGTCAGCATTGGAAAGGTGCTGATCGAGAGAGGTGAAGTCCCGCGCGAAAAAATGTCGCTAAAAGCGATCCAAGAGTGGGTGGCAGCCCACAGTAAAGAGGAAGTGCGTGAATTACTCGAGCAAAACCCCTCTTATGTTTTCTTTACCCCTAAGGCTGCAGATCCCGTGAGTGGCACGGCAGGTATTCCATTGAAAGCCGGCGCGTCTGTGGCGGCGGATAGACGTTATTTACCGATGGGGAGTGTGCTACTTGCTGAAGTGCCTCAGTTGGATGAGCAAGGCAACTGGACAGGCGAGCATGTACTCAAGCTGTTAATGGCATTAGATACCGGTGGGGCGGTGAAAGAAAATCACTTGGATTTATATCATGGCATGGGGAGTGAAGCAGGCGAGCAAGCCGGGCACTACAAGCACTTTGGTCGGGTTTGGAAACTGGACGCCTTAGCGCCACAAATAGTAAGTCAGCCCTCGCGGACAAGATAA